In Rhodococcus pseudokoreensis, the DNA window GTCGCACTGCATCCGAGCCTGAAAACACCGTCCGCGCAAGCGAAGTCATCCGACAACCGCCACGAGGAGAGCTAGTCATGTCGAAGAATTTCGAGATCCGCCGCGAAGTCGTCCTGAACGCCGGCCCCGAGGACGTGTTCGCCGCCGTCACCACCGGCACCGGCGGCTGGATGTTCCCCACCGAACTCGATCCCGGGGTCGGCAACGAGGGACCCGACGACCCCGCCGTCGTCGAGTGGGAGCCGCCGCAGAAGTTCGCGGTCCGCCAGGAGGGACCCGACGGCTGGTTCAACGCCCTCGAGTACCTCATCGAGGCGCGCGACGGCGGCACGGCAGCGCTGCGCTACGTGCACAGCGGCATCTTCACCGACGACTGGGACGCGCAGTACGACGGCGCCGACAAGCACACCACGTTCTACCTCCACAGTCTCGGCCAGTACGTCCGGTACTTCGCGGGCCGCGCGGCCACCTACATCGCGACCGGCGGCCCGGCGGCCTCCGCCGATCCCGGCGCGATGACCACGCTCCGCGGGGCGCTCGGCCTGTCCGACACGTCGACCGCCGGCGACACCGTCACCGTCGACGTCCCCGGATTCGGCACGGTGGACGGTGTCGTCGACTACCTGACGCCGCACTTCATCGGAATCCGGACCGGCGACGCGCTGTACCGGTTCTACGGCCGCAACGCATTCGGTGGAACGGTCGACGCGGCGCACCACCTGTTCGCCGCGGGCGCCGACCAGGAGAAGTCGCAGGACGCGTGGAAGTCCTGGCTGGACGACGTCTTCGCCTGACTCAGGCGTCCTGCCCGAGTTCAGGAAGCCGTGAACTCGCCCCTACCCGGAATGTTCGGTGTGCTCGGGGTGATCTCGACACTGACGCGACCCGCCCCCGGATCGAAGTAGACGGCCGTCGGCGCCCCCGGACCGTCCCATCCGCTCAACGCCCATTGCTTCGTTCCGGAGGCGCCGGTGTCGAGGTTGCGCCAACGCACTGTTCCGTCGACCATGCAGACCCGGGAAGTGCCCACGAAATGCGTCGTCAGCATGACGTAGTTCGGCCCGTACGGCCCCGGGTAGCCGGACGACGCCTGGGCGTCGATCCGGCCACCGCACACGCTGATGTCGCCGGGGTTCAGACCGTGCCCGATCGTGAACGTGGGTGTCAGCGTGGCCGTATCCGCAACGGCGGCAGTGGGTGCG includes these proteins:
- a CDS encoding SRPBCC family protein translates to MSKNFEIRREVVLNAGPEDVFAAVTTGTGGWMFPTELDPGVGNEGPDDPAVVEWEPPQKFAVRQEGPDGWFNALEYLIEARDGGTAALRYVHSGIFTDDWDAQYDGADKHTTFYLHSLGQYVRYFAGRAATYIATGGPAASADPGAMTTLRGALGLSDTSTAGDTVTVDVPGFGTVDGVVDYLTPHFIGIRTGDALYRFYGRNAFGGTVDAAHHLFAAGADQEKSQDAWKSWLDDVFA